One Streptosporangium becharense genomic window, CGCCGCCACATAGCCGGGCAGGTACGGGCCCGCGTAGTTGGAGCGGTCGACAAGGGTGTGCCGGGTCTCGCCGTAGGTCGCGATCGCCGCGACGACCACCTTGCCGTGGTCGTCCTCGATCACGTGCGGCTCCGCCAGGCCGCGCGCACCCTGGGCGAGCGCGTGGGTGTAGGCCGCCTCCACGTCGGGGACGTCGAGGGCGAGGTCGATCACACCGTCGCCGTGCTCGGCCACGTGCCGGGCGATGTCGGTGCCCGGCCGCACCGAGGCGCGGAACTCGAACCTGGCGCTTCCGGAGGTGAGGACATACGCCACCTCGTCACGGCTGCCGTTCTCCGGGCCCCGGTAGGCCACAAGACGCATGCCGAACGCGCTGGAGTAGTAGTGGGCGGCCTGCTTGGCGTTGCCCACGGCGAAGACCACGGCGTCCATGCCGTTCACAGGGAAGTTGTCGCTCATGCGATAACTGTCCGTTTTGGTGAGCTGGTTGTGCAACAGTCACTTGATGTAGTGGACAATATGCCCATCCATCCACCGGCTGGAGCGGAGTTTCTGTACATCATGACGATTGATCAACTCGACGCCCGGCTGATCGCGCTGCTGGCGGCCGAGCCCCGGCTGGGGGTGCTGGAGTGCTCACGGCGGCTGGGTGTGGCCAGAGGGACCGTGCAGGCGAGGCTCGACCGGCTGCTCGCCCGGGGGGTGATCACCGGGTTCGGCCCCGACGTCGCCCCGGCCGCGCTGGGCTACGACGTGACCGCGTTCGTGACCCTGCAGATCCGCCAGGTCAGCGGGCACGACCCGGTGGCCGACCAACTGGCCGCGATCCCCGAGGTGCTGGAGGTGCACACGATCACCGGCGGCGACGACATGCACTGCCGGGTCGTGGCGCGCAGCAATGCGGATCTCCAGCGGGTAATTGACCTGATCGTTGACGTCCGAGGGGTGGTCAGAACCTCCTCGGTGATCGCCCTGGACACTCCCGTGCCATACCGGGTTCTGCCTTTGGTGGCCGATGTCCCGCGCAAGACGAAGGGGTAGTCGTACCCTTCAAGTAAGAACCACGCACCGTTATCCATCGTTTACCCTTAACGATTCCCGCAGCCCACAGGGGTCTGCGGCGGTTGCGATCGGGGGTCACGCGTGCTCATGGGCGGGACGGGAAGTCCCAGGAGGAAGTTCCTGCGGATCACGCTCATCGTCTTCGGCGTCGCCGTCGTGTCGGCGGTCGTCCTGTTCGGGGTGGTGTGGGCGCTGACCCCCATCCCCGACAGCACGCAGCCCAAGGCCACCGCGCAGGGTTCGGTCATCTACTACCGCGACGGCAGGAGCGTGCTCGCCAGGCAGGGCGTCAACCGCAAGAGCGTGACGCTGGACAAGGTGCCGGAGAGCCTCGAGAACGCCGTCATCGCCGCGGAGAACCGCTCCTTCTACGAGGACCGGGGTGTCTCCCTGCGCGGCACCTTCCGGGCCATGTGGTCCACGCTCACCGGCAACCAGGTGCAGGGCGGCTCGACGATCACCCAGCAGTTGGTCCGCAACTACTACAGCGGCCTCAGCCAGGAACGTTCCATCGTCCGCAAGCTCAAGGAAGTCATGATCTCCTTGAAGGTGGACCAGTCGCAGTCCAAGGACTGGGTCCTGGAGCGCTACCTCAACACGATCTACTTCGGCCGGGGCGCCAACGGCGTCCAGGCGGCGGCGGAAGCCTACTTCCGCAAGGACGTCGACAGGCTGACCCTCGCCGAGAGCGCGTACCTGGCGGCCGTGATCCAGCAGCCGTCGCGGTTTGCCGACCCGCGGGGCGCCGACCTCGACGCGGCCAGGGCACGCTGGCGGTCGGTCGTCGACGGGATGGTGGAGACCGGGGCGATCACTCCCGAGGAGGCCGCCCAGGTGACCTTCCCCACCCTCAGGAAGCCCAAGGCGATCTTCACTCCCCGGGGCCAGGAGGGCTACATGCTCGACCAGGTCACCACCGAGCTCAAGCGCCGCGGCTACACCGACGAGATCATCAACCAGGGTGGTCTGAAGATCGTCTCGACCTT contains:
- a CDS encoding Lrp/AsnC family transcriptional regulator, with translation MTIDQLDARLIALLAAEPRLGVLECSRRLGVARGTVQARLDRLLARGVITGFGPDVAPAALGYDVTAFVTLQIRQVSGHDPVADQLAAIPEVLEVHTITGGDDMHCRVVARSNADLQRVIDLIVDVRGVVRTSSVIALDTPVPYRVLPLVADVPRKTKG